A single genomic interval of Alteromonas sp. BL110 harbors:
- the dsbC gene encoding bifunctional protein-disulfide isomerase/oxidoreductase DsbC, translated as MKVVKKLLLASVVAASSFFGLSAQAADEAAIRDKLTSMLGLDVETIADSPVSGLVQVSTNRGLFYVSENGQYLLQARVFNIDEEMRNETELALSGLRKEGVASMESSSITFKAETEKHEISVFTDITCGYCRKFHNEIDELNDAGITVHYLAFPRSGLNSQNYDDMVSVWCAKDPQKALTKAKAGNDVASASCKNKVAEQYMLGQKLGVNGTPNIVLPDGSLIPGYQPAALLAKALEGEE; from the coding sequence GTGAAAGTAGTAAAGAAATTATTGTTAGCCAGTGTAGTTGCTGCCAGTTCGTTCTTCGGGCTTAGCGCGCAGGCCGCTGACGAAGCCGCTATCCGCGATAAATTAACGTCAATGCTTGGATTAGATGTAGAGACCATTGCAGATTCTCCTGTATCTGGTTTGGTTCAGGTATCTACAAACCGAGGCTTATTTTATGTAAGTGAAAACGGACAATATTTGCTTCAAGCTCGCGTTTTCAATATTGATGAAGAAATGCGTAATGAAACAGAGCTGGCTCTTTCAGGCTTACGTAAAGAAGGCGTAGCATCAATGGAATCTTCGTCTATTACGTTTAAAGCGGAAACCGAAAAGCACGAAATAAGTGTGTTTACCGACATTACTTGTGGCTACTGCCGTAAATTTCACAACGAAATTGATGAACTTAACGATGCGGGTATTACTGTTCATTATCTTGCGTTCCCACGTTCTGGACTAAATAGCCAGAACTATGATGATATGGTATCTGTTTGGTGTGCTAAAGACCCGCAAAAAGCGCTAACAAAAGCCAAAGCAGGCAATGATGTAGCAAGTGCCAGCTGCAAGAACAAAGTTGCAGAGCAATATATGTTAGGGCAAAAATTAGGGGTGAACGGAACGCCTAATATCGTGTTACCCGATGGCTCACTGATTCCGGGTTACCAACCAGCCGCATTGCTAGCAAAAGCATTAGAAGGCGAAGAGTAG
- the xerD gene encoding site-specific tyrosine recombinase XerD, whose product MAKVERELTYVPAASQAHIDSFIEMLWLEKGLSEHTQQSYRTDLTKLAIYSNNQGVKDIAVLTTEQLQDYLAYRHDKGLSTRSTQRALSAIRAFFVFLISKQIRVDSPVSVLSNPKTPKALPSSLSEQQVEDLLNAPLTDDPIECRDKSMLEVLYATGLRVSELIGLTMDQVSLQQGVVRVVGKGNKERLVPLGEDAIEWLLTYVKTARPILATKTSDVVFLSRRGQKMTRQTFWHRIKYYAVKAGIEQHLSPHTLRHAFATHLLNHGADLRVVQMLLGHSDLSTTQIYTHVATERLQTLIHSHHPRG is encoded by the coding sequence ATGGCAAAAGTTGAACGTGAGTTAACCTATGTGCCTGCGGCAAGTCAGGCCCATATTGATAGCTTTATTGAAATGTTGTGGCTTGAAAAAGGGCTGTCAGAACATACTCAGCAAAGCTACCGTACCGATCTTACTAAGCTTGCCATTTATAGCAACAATCAAGGCGTGAAGGATATTGCTGTGCTCACTACTGAACAGCTTCAAGATTACCTTGCCTATCGCCATGATAAGGGGTTGTCTACGCGCAGTACGCAACGAGCGCTTAGCGCCATTCGCGCCTTTTTTGTGTTTCTTATAAGCAAACAAATTCGAGTAGACAGCCCTGTTTCTGTATTATCTAACCCAAAAACGCCAAAAGCTTTACCTTCTTCTTTAAGTGAGCAGCAGGTTGAAGATTTACTCAATGCGCCCCTAACTGACGACCCAATTGAATGCCGGGATAAAAGCATGCTCGAAGTGCTTTATGCCACGGGCCTTCGTGTGAGTGAGCTAATTGGATTGACGATGGATCAAGTTAGTCTTCAACAAGGTGTGGTAAGGGTGGTAGGTAAAGGAAACAAAGAGCGCTTAGTACCTTTAGGAGAAGATGCAATTGAATGGTTACTAACCTATGTAAAAACGGCGCGACCTATTCTCGCCACTAAAACATCTGATGTGGTTTTTCTTAGCAGGCGCGGACAAAAAATGACACGCCAAACATTTTGGCATCGCATTAAGTATTATGCAGTGAAAGCGGGTATTGAACAGCATTTATCCCCCCATACACTACGCCATGCTTTTGCTACTCATCTGTTAAACCACGGCGCAGATTTACGTGTAGTACAAATGTTGTTAGGTCATAGTGACCTGTCAACAACACAAATTTACACCCACGTTGCAACAGAGCGGCTGCAGACACTTATTCATAGTCATCACCCCCGAGGCTAA
- the djlA gene encoding co-chaperone DjlA encodes MSIWGKILGALFGFMFLKIPGAILGLVVGHFFDKAYRQDFNQLGGFGRFFTDQDNLKQQAIFFHSLFSALGHLAKSDGKVTDREIQIATALMDEMRLTGDARREAQDAFREGKARDFPLVETLKGFYDASHGRRDILQVFLEILIQAAFADGQLSQEEYNVLEKVAKPLGFRRRDLDYLISMYEAEIRFRQRAHSGTGQRAHSGSGQRHHGQRGQQSAYTEQQSLDDAYHILGVAASDDEKVIKRAYRKRMAEHHPDKLVSKGLPEQAMEIAKKKAQDIQSAYELIKQKRGF; translated from the coding sequence ATGTCAATTTGGGGAAAAATCCTCGGTGCCTTGTTCGGCTTTATGTTTTTGAAAATCCCTGGAGCGATTCTTGGGCTAGTAGTCGGACACTTTTTTGATAAAGCCTACCGCCAAGATTTTAATCAACTAGGTGGCTTTGGGCGCTTTTTTACTGACCAGGACAATCTAAAGCAGCAAGCTATTTTCTTTCATAGCTTGTTTAGTGCATTAGGCCATCTTGCTAAGTCTGACGGTAAGGTGACTGATAGAGAGATTCAAATTGCTACAGCGTTGATGGATGAAATGCGCCTTACGGGGGATGCACGCCGCGAAGCGCAAGACGCATTCAGAGAAGGCAAAGCGCGGGATTTCCCATTAGTTGAAACCTTAAAAGGCTTCTATGATGCCAGCCACGGTCGGCGGGATATTCTGCAAGTATTCTTAGAAATTCTTATTCAAGCCGCATTTGCAGACGGTCAGCTTTCTCAAGAAGAGTACAACGTACTTGAAAAAGTGGCGAAACCACTAGGGTTTAGGCGTCGTGATTTAGATTACCTCATTTCGATGTATGAAGCTGAAATTCGATTTAGGCAGCGTGCTCACTCTGGTACAGGGCAACGTGCCCATTCGGGTTCAGGGCAGCGGCATCATGGGCAGAGAGGTCAGCAATCGGCCTACACAGAACAGCAAAGCTTAGATGATGCCTATCACATTCTAGGCGTAGCGGCATCCGACGATGAAAAAGTAATAAAGCGAGCGTATAGAAAGCGTATGGCTGAACATCACCCCGACAAACTGGTATCTAAAGGCCTACCAGAACAGGCTATGGAGATTGCCAAAAAGAAAGCGCAAGATATTCAGTCAGCTTACGAGCTGATTAAACAAAAGCGTGGCTTCTAA